The Panacibacter microcysteis genome includes a window with the following:
- a CDS encoding TIGR01777 family oxidoreductase gives MSDTTGDDSSNTAGAIQFFFVLNSIINDMQTVIITGGTGMIGKAFTTMLTQQGYKVIILTREVKPSDNPLVSFAHWDIEKQSIDTNAIAEADYIIHLAGANVAEKRWTTKRKKEILESRTKSGALLVKALTENKHHVKALISASAIGWYGPDNAASIKDGFKEDAQAHNDFLGSTCLQWEASTQQLSNKGIRTVYLRTGIVLSNEGGAFKEFKNPLRFGVAAVLGSGKQVISWIHIEDMCRMYLYALQHEMNGSFNAVAPKPVTNKEFTLQLAKAEKGKAFIPVHVPSFVLRLMLGEMSIEVLKSCTVNADKIRQEGFKFLYPSLDAALNELLSK, from the coding sequence GTGAGTGACACAACAGGCGATGATAGTAGCAATACTGCCGGTGCCATACAATTTTTCTTTGTTTTAAACAGTATAATCAACGACATGCAGACAGTAATAATAACAGGTGGAACAGGTATGATTGGTAAGGCATTTACAACGATGCTTACACAGCAAGGGTATAAAGTGATCATCCTTACACGCGAAGTAAAACCATCGGATAATCCACTTGTGTCCTTTGCGCACTGGGATATTGAAAAGCAGTCTATCGATACAAATGCCATTGCAGAAGCCGATTATATTATTCACCTGGCAGGCGCAAATGTTGCAGAAAAACGCTGGACAACAAAGCGGAAGAAAGAAATACTCGAAAGCAGAACCAAAAGCGGCGCATTGCTGGTAAAGGCATTGACTGAAAACAAACACCATGTAAAAGCGCTTATCAGTGCATCGGCCATTGGCTGGTACGGCCCCGATAACGCCGCATCTATAAAAGATGGATTCAAAGAAGATGCGCAGGCACACAACGACTTTCTTGGCAGTACCTGTTTGCAATGGGAAGCAAGCACGCAGCAATTAAGCAATAAAGGTATTAGAACGGTTTACCTGAGAACAGGCATTGTGCTGAGCAATGAAGGCGGTGCATTCAAAGAATTTAAAAACCCGCTCAGGTTTGGTGTGGCTGCTGTTCTCGGCAGTGGTAAACAGGTTATAAGCTGGATACATATTGAAGACATGTGCCGCATGTATTTATACGCACTGCAGCATGAAATGAACGGTTCGTTCAACGCTGTTGCACCAAAGCCGGTTACCAACAAAGAATTTACGCTGCAACTGGCAAAAGCGGAAAAAGGCAAAGCATTTATACCTGTACATGTACCATCTTTTGTACTAAGGTTAATGCTGGGTGAAATGAGCATAGAAGTATTAAAAAGCTGTACCGTAAATGCTGATAAAATTCGCCAGGAAGGATTTAAATTTCTATACCCCTCGCTGGATGCTGCGTTGAATGAACTGCTCAGTAAATAG
- the ftsA gene encoding cell division protein FtsA — protein sequence MNGTNVSVTLPKNEHDSSEAPIIVGLDIGTTKIAAIAGRKNEFGKLEILGFGRANSNGVQHGQVLNIDQTIKAIQLALLNCAESNPDLEINEVYVGVAGHHIKSLQTRGDIVRQDPEVEIRQNEIDQLIENQRKTFIPAGDQIIDVIAQDYHVDNFQNIKDPVGYNGVKVGANFHIITGDRNAIRNINRAVERSGLRTKDLVLQPLASSSAVMGEIDMEAGVAILDIGGGTSDLAVFYEGTLRHTAVIPFGGENITNDIRMGLGVLKSQAEAMKVQFGSAVASEAKANAYITIPGLKGMPAKEISVKNLANIIQARMGEILDFVTYHLKQVGMDNRALNGGIILTGGGSQLNHLLQLTEYITGLSARIGLPTEHLAPNHIDELRKPMYSTCIGLILKGYSDYENKRKEFDGRFKKVHVPELLKTTAGVAVETPVAVTDMVDTKKRKGLNNFWDKFKDSIIDLFKEEGDMEIK from the coding sequence ATGAACGGCACAAATGTTTCGGTGACTCTACCAAAGAACGAACACGATAGTTCAGAGGCACCTATCATCGTTGGGCTCGATATCGGTACCACTAAGATTGCTGCTATTGCCGGAAGAAAAAATGAATTCGGCAAGCTGGAGATCCTCGGCTTTGGACGTGCAAACAGCAATGGCGTGCAACATGGCCAGGTATTGAATATCGATCAGACGATAAAAGCAATTCAGCTTGCATTGCTTAACTGCGCAGAAAGTAATCCAGACCTCGAGATCAACGAAGTATATGTTGGTGTGGCAGGTCATCATATCAAAAGTTTACAAACCCGCGGAGACATCGTAAGGCAGGATCCCGAAGTAGAGATCAGGCAAAATGAAATAGACCAGTTGATAGAAAATCAACGCAAGACCTTCATTCCTGCAGGCGATCAGATCATTGATGTAATTGCCCAGGATTACCATGTGGATAATTTTCAAAACATTAAAGATCCTGTTGGCTACAATGGCGTGAAAGTTGGTGCAAACTTCCACATCATTACAGGCGATAGAAATGCTATACGCAATATCAATCGTGCAGTGGAAAGAAGCGGGCTGAGAACAAAAGACCTTGTGTTGCAGCCACTCGCATCATCAAGTGCCGTAATGGGCGAGATAGACATGGAAGCGGGTGTTGCCATACTTGATATCGGCGGTGGTACAAGTGATCTTGCAGTGTTTTACGAAGGCACATTAAGACACACGGCTGTTATACCATTTGGCGGTGAAAATATCACCAACGACATACGCATGGGGCTGGGGGTTTTAAAGAGCCAGGCAGAAGCAATGAAAGTACAGTTTGGTTCTGCTGTGGCAAGCGAGGCAAAAGCCAATGCCTATATTACGATACCTGGTCTGAAAGGCATGCCTGCAAAAGAGATCAGTGTAAAAAATCTTGCAAACATCATCCAGGCAAGAATGGGAGAAATACTGGATTTTGTTACGTATCACCTTAAGCAGGTAGGTATGGATAACCGTGCTTTGAATGGTGGTATCATCCTTACCGGTGGTGGTTCCCAGCTTAATCATCTATTGCAGCTTACTGAGTACATCACCGGTTTAAGTGCAAGAATTGGTTTGCCCACAGAGCACCTGGCACCAAACCATATAGATGAATTAAGAAAGCCAATGTATTCTACATGTATTGGCCTTATACTGAAAGGCTACAGCGATTATGAAAACAAACGCAAAGAGTTTGATGGTCGCTTTAAAAAGGTGCATGTTCCTGAGTTGTTGAAAACTACGGCAGGCGTTGCGGTTGAAACACCGGTTGCAGTAACCGATATGGTTGATACAAAAAAGAGAAAAGGACTGAATAATTTCTGGGATAAATTCAAAGACAGCATCATCGATCTTTTTAAAGAAGAAGGCGATATGGAAATAAAATAA
- a CDS encoding FtsW/RodA/SpoVE family cell cycle protein, which translates to MFNEAADKFFSQIPSVEGAGGRLLTRTRGDKYIWGIVLMLAIISLLVVYSATGSLAYKMNKGNNEVYLFRQLSFIAIGLLVVYFLHRVNYTLYSRVSLIVYLISVPMLLYTLLFGVEVNDASRWIKIPVINLTIQTSDFAKLALFMYISRQLSRKQKDIKDFKKGFLPVIIPVCITCALIMPANLSNALLTGATSLLLMFIGRVNTKHILMVVAVAMIPILVIISVAVTTYDADKTDNVKASESALNSVGRFGTWVSRVQDFIYAGDLEIPYQVQQQNIAIANGGILFGRGPGNSLQRNYLPQAYNDSIYPIIIEEYGLFGGAVIIFLYLVFLFRCIRIFRRCPYAFGAFLALALSFTLVIQAIANMAVGVNLIPVTGVTLPLVSMGGSSFLFTCAAIGIVLSVARNLEQMEGNAQPVPEEAAGEGEAVA; encoded by the coding sequence ATGTTTAACGAAGCCGCAGATAAATTTTTCTCGCAAATACCTTCTGTAGAAGGTGCAGGGGGGCGTTTGCTTACACGTACCCGCGGCGATAAATACATCTGGGGCATTGTACTTATGCTGGCGATCATTTCATTGCTCGTGGTATATAGTGCTACAGGTTCACTGGCATACAAAATGAACAAGGGCAATAACGAGGTGTATCTCTTCAGGCAATTGTCTTTTATTGCAATTGGTTTGCTCGTGGTGTATTTTTTGCACCGGGTAAACTATACGTTGTATTCGCGTGTGTCTCTTATCGTGTACCTTATATCGGTACCCATGCTGTTGTACACGTTGTTGTTTGGTGTGGAAGTAAATGATGCAAGCCGCTGGATAAAGATTCCCGTTATTAACCTTACCATTCAAACAAGTGATTTTGCAAAGCTTGCCCTGTTTATGTATATATCAAGGCAGCTAAGCAGGAAGCAAAAAGACATCAAAGATTTTAAGAAGGGTTTTTTGCCGGTCATTATACCTGTGTGTATTACTTGTGCACTCATAATGCCTGCAAACCTTTCCAATGCATTGCTTACCGGTGCCACTTCTTTGCTGCTCATGTTTATTGGCCGTGTAAATACCAAACACATATTAATGGTGGTAGCGGTGGCCATGATCCCCATCCTGGTTATCATAAGCGTTGCAGTAACCACTTATGATGCTGATAAAACAGATAATGTAAAAGCTTCTGAATCTGCACTGAATTCTGTTGGTCGTTTTGGTACATGGGTTAGCCGTGTACAGGATTTTATTTACGCAGGCGATTTAGAAATTCCTTACCAGGTACAACAACAAAATATAGCCATTGCAAATGGTGGTATATTATTTGGTCGTGGTCCGGGCAATAGTCTGCAACGCAATTATTTGCCACAGGCTTACAACGATTCTATTTATCCCATCATCATAGAAGAGTATGGATTGTTTGGCGGTGCAGTGATTATTTTTCTATACCTCGTTTTTTTATTCAGGTGTATACGAATATTCAGAAGATGCCCCTACGCATTCGGAGCTTTCCTGGCGCTGGCGTTAAGTTTTACACTGGTAATACAGGCTATAGCAAATATGGCGGTAGGTGTAAACCTGATTCCTGTAACGGGGGTAACCTTGCCGCTGGTAAGCATGGGTGGCAGTTCTTTTCTTTTTACCTGCGCTGCCATAGGTATTGTACTAAGTGTTGCAAGAAACCTGGAACAAATGGAAGGCAATGCGCAACCTGTACCCGAAGAAGCTGCGGGTGAAGGGGAAGCAGTAGCGTAA
- the ftsZ gene encoding cell division protein FtsZ: MIHFDLPKQKSSIIKVLGVGGGGSNAVNYMFAQDIEGVDFIICNTDAKALEQSRVPNKIQLGPHLTQGLGAGANPEVGKQATEESLEEIRRILEVNTKMAFITAGMGGGTGTGGAPIMSKICRDLGILTVGIVTTPFGFEGPRRLKQAEEGIRQMQPYVDTLLVISNDKLRMQYGNLKMTDAFGKADNVLATAAKCITDIINSKGTIIVDFADVCTVMKNGGVAILGSATADGEDRAQKAIEEALSSPLLNDNDIRGAKWILVNINSASGEHECTMDEFEVINNFLRIQSGDDADLIIGTGYDNTLGDKIGITIIATGFEYKDPFNKKAQAKEVQKVEAAPEKVVLTLNMENEAKKAAVQPVKPVVEEKKEDVYAPQLTEEQPKPVSVIMPFAPAPPPVVEEPVVEDNHETLVFELAAEMPEPVVAPPVQEIQQEVKAAPEMPFMQYTEKAEEKQEPVKPAVTASPFLSRPQNIYASEQQPPVQAYTPPPVVERAPEPKMEIKPQPVAKPEPEPKMLFREETEEETNFQFVVKEESAQPQAKFISEADLTDSLSEEEEQKRRAAERISKLRNLSFNMNSAEANNEYDNVPAYVRRNMELFGNTLTSVEQFYSKYTVKKDDNDETQISTINTFLDGKKPD; the protein is encoded by the coding sequence ATGATACATTTTGATCTGCCGAAGCAAAAGTCATCTATCATCAAGGTTCTTGGTGTAGGTGGTGGCGGTAGCAATGCGGTAAATTACATGTTCGCACAGGACATTGAAGGCGTAGATTTTATAATATGTAATACAGATGCCAAGGCGTTAGAACAAAGTCGTGTGCCAAATAAGATTCAGCTTGGGCCACACCTTACACAGGGCCTTGGCGCCGGCGCTAACCCGGAAGTGGGTAAGCAGGCAACAGAAGAATCGCTCGAAGAAATCCGCCGTATACTGGAAGTAAATACAAAAATGGCGTTTATCACTGCTGGCATGGGCGGCGGTACCGGTACCGGTGGTGCGCCTATCATGTCTAAAATATGTCGCGATCTCGGCATATTGACCGTAGGCATTGTAACCACACCTTTCGGGTTCGAAGGCCCACGCCGTTTAAAACAGGCAGAAGAAGGTATTCGCCAGATGCAGCCCTATGTAGATACGTTGCTTGTAATAAGCAATGATAAACTGCGTATGCAATATGGCAATCTCAAAATGACCGACGCATTTGGCAAGGCCGATAATGTGTTGGCCACAGCAGCAAAATGTATCACAGATATTATCAACAGTAAAGGAACAATCATTGTTGACTTTGCAGACGTTTGTACGGTAATGAAAAACGGCGGTGTGGCTATCCTGGGCAGTGCCACGGCAGATGGTGAAGACCGTGCACAAAAAGCAATAGAGGAGGCATTAAGCTCTCCATTGCTAAACGACAACGACATCCGCGGGGCCAAGTGGATTCTTGTTAATATCAACAGTGCATCCGGCGAGCATGAGTGCACGATGGATGAGTTTGAAGTAATCAATAACTTCCTGCGCATACAAAGCGGCGATGATGCAGACCTGATCATTGGTACAGGATACGACAACACACTTGGCGATAAAATTGGCATTACCATTATTGCTACAGGTTTTGAATACAAAGACCCGTTCAATAAAAAAGCACAGGCAAAAGAAGTACAGAAAGTGGAAGCAGCACCGGAAAAAGTAGTGCTTACGCTCAATATGGAAAATGAAGCAAAAAAGGCGGCCGTACAACCTGTAAAACCTGTTGTGGAAGAAAAGAAAGAAGATGTATATGCACCGCAACTTACAGAAGAGCAACCAAAGCCGGTTTCTGTTATTATGCCTTTTGCACCTGCGCCGCCACCAGTAGTGGAAGAGCCGGTGGTGGAAGACAACCATGAAACGTTGGTTTTCGAACTGGCTGCAGAAATGCCTGAGCCGGTTGTGGCACCGCCTGTACAGGAAATACAACAAGAGGTAAAAGCCGCGCCTGAAATGCCGTTTATGCAGTACACAGAAAAGGCAGAAGAAAAACAGGAGCCGGTAAAACCTGCTGTAACGGCTAGCCCTTTCCTTTCCAGGCCGCAGAATATTTATGCCAGTGAGCAGCAGCCACCGGTGCAGGCTTATACACCGCCACCAGTAGTAGAAAGAGCGCCTGAGCCTAAAATGGAAATAAAGCCACAGCCTGTTGCAAAGCCGGAGCCGGAACCAAAAATGCTGTTCAGGGAAGAAACGGAAGAAGAAACAAATTTTCAGTTTGTTGTAAAGGAAGAATCTGCACAGCCGCAGGCCAAATTTATCTCTGAAGCCGATCTTACCGATTCTTTAAGTGAAGAAGAAGAACAAAAACGCAGGGCTGCAGAACGCATCAGCAAATTACGCAATCTTTCCTTTAATATGAATAGTGCAGAAGCCAACAACGAGTACGATAATGTACCTGCCTATGTGCGCAGGAACATGGAGTTGTTCGGCAATACGCTTACTTCTGTGGAGCAGTTTTACAGCAAGTACACCGTAAAGAAAGACGATAATGATGAAACACAGATCTCAACGATCAATACCTTTCTGGACGGGAAAAAACCAGACTAA
- the murC gene encoding UDP-N-acetylmuramate--L-alanine ligase — translation MTGINNIERVYFIGIGGIGMSALARYFLSLGKRVSGYDKTRTALTEALEDAGINIHYEDNVALAPKDVDVVVYTPAIPADHTELTYYRENDYTVVKRSDVLQWITEASFNVCVGGTHGKTTITTMTAHILRDTGYGCNAFLGGIAANYQTNFWSSERNVCVVEADEYDRSFLKLVPDIAVVTAMDPDHLDIYGTPQAVEDAFVQFAGRVKAGGCLISKYGLSRHNDLKAAHHYTYSFDNPKADVYATNIDVINGSYHFDINGKDWKMKGVVLHMGGLHNIENSLAAITVAKYLNIDDEKIKRAIENFKGVKRRFEYILKNDAHIIIDDYAHHPEELKALISGVRSLFVDKKCTVIFQPHLYSRTNDLAKEFSQSLDMADEVILLPIYPARELPMPGVESELILDNMQLPQKQVLTKDVMLDWVKMHKPELLVMCGAGDIDTLLQPVKQILEK, via the coding sequence ATGACAGGAATTAACAACATAGAGCGCGTTTATTTTATCGGTATCGGTGGCATTGGTATGAGTGCACTGGCCCGTTATTTTTTATCGTTGGGTAAACGTGTAAGCGGCTATGATAAAACACGCACGGCCTTAACCGAAGCACTGGAAGATGCAGGCATTAACATTCATTATGAAGATAATGTGGCACTTGCACCAAAGGATGTGGACGTGGTGGTTTATACACCGGCAATACCGGCAGACCATACAGAACTCACCTATTACAGGGAGAATGATTATACCGTGGTAAAACGTAGTGATGTTTTGCAGTGGATTACCGAAGCATCATTCAATGTATGCGTAGGCGGTACACATGGTAAAACTACCATCACCACAATGACCGCGCATATTTTAAGAGACACTGGTTATGGTTGCAATGCATTCCTCGGTGGCATAGCTGCCAACTACCAAACCAATTTCTGGAGTAGTGAACGAAATGTTTGCGTGGTAGAGGCAGATGAGTATGACCGTTCTTTCCTGAAGCTGGTACCAGATATAGCCGTGGTAACTGCAATGGATCCTGATCACCTCGATATCTATGGTACGCCGCAGGCAGTGGAAGATGCATTTGTGCAGTTTGCAGGAAGAGTAAAAGCAGGTGGTTGCCTTATCAGTAAATATGGCCTCAGCAGGCACAACGATTTAAAGGCAGCCCATCATTATACATACAGTTTTGATAATCCTAAAGCCGATGTATATGCAACCAACATAGATGTTATCAATGGCAGTTACCACTTCGATATAAATGGCAAAGACTGGAAAATGAAAGGCGTGGTGCTGCACATGGGCGGTTTGCACAATATCGAAAACAGCCTTGCTGCAATAACAGTGGCAAAATATCTGAACATTGATGACGAAAAAATAAAGCGTGCAATTGAAAATTTTAAAGGTGTAAAAAGAAGATTCGAGTACATTCTTAAAAACGATGCACACATAATCATAGACGATTATGCCCATCACCCGGAAGAGTTGAAAGCATTGATCAGCGGCGTTAGAAGTTTGTTCGTCGATAAAAAATGTACGGTCATATTTCAGCCACATTTATACAGCAGAACGAATGACCTGGCAAAAGAATTCTCGCAAAGTCTCGATATGGCAGATGAGGTAATTCTTCTACCCATCTACCCGGCCCGGGAGTTGCCAATGCCAGGCGTTGAAAGTGAGCTCATACTGGATAATATGCAGTTGCCGCAAAAGCAGGTGCTTACCAAAGATGTAATGCTCGATTGGGTGAAGATGCATAAACCGGAACTGTTAGTAATGTGCGGTGCCGGAGATATAGATACTTTGTTGCAACCTGTAAAACAAATTTTAGAAAAGTAA
- a CDS encoding cell division protein FtsQ/DivIB — MWKKRLQISLWVLLGAGTCTLLVAAMQTKERKTCSAVKINIEGAYDHVFVNDKDVTKILLANGAVKGKEISEVALSHIELALEKNAWIKKAELFFDNKQVLHVDIEEREPLARIFTLAGTSFYIDSSSKRLPLSNELSARVPMFTSFPSDKQKLSKPDSLLMEDIKHIAQYIQQDSFFMAQVAQVDITPQKTFEITPVLGDQLIKIGNAEDLEQKFEKLKSFYRQVWAKAGFEKYETIDVQYRDQVVAVKRGSSKVYMDTAEAVKQFANTIKQMQAAMSDTMYAAPMPKPAVIKDSVQQQNDKPVATGKKTVQQAPPAKKTVKAATQKKQPKAVLKKH, encoded by the coding sequence ATGTGGAAGAAGCGGTTACAAATATCATTATGGGTTTTGCTGGGTGCAGGCACATGCACCCTGCTGGTAGCTGCCATGCAAACAAAAGAAAGGAAAACATGCAGTGCGGTAAAGATCAACATTGAAGGAGCATACGATCATGTTTTTGTAAATGATAAAGATGTAACAAAAATTCTTTTGGCCAACGGCGCCGTCAAAGGAAAGGAAATAAGCGAGGTTGCATTAAGCCATATTGAGCTGGCACTTGAAAAAAATGCCTGGATAAAAAAAGCAGAATTGTTCTTTGATAATAAGCAGGTATTGCATGTGGATATAGAAGAGCGTGAGCCGCTTGCCCGCATTTTTACACTGGCCGGCACTTCTTTTTATATTGACAGCAGCAGCAAGCGGTTACCGTTAAGCAACGAGTTGTCGGCGCGTGTACCCATGTTTACTTCTTTCCCGTCAGACAAACAAAAACTCTCAAAGCCAGACAGCCTGTTGATGGAAGATATTAAACACATTGCGCAATATATACAGCAGGACAGTTTTTTTATGGCGCAGGTAGCACAGGTAGATATTACGCCACAAAAAACATTCGAAATAACACCTGTGCTTGGCGATCAGCTTATAAAGATTGGCAATGCAGAAGACCTGGAACAAAAATTTGAAAAGCTGAAAAGCTTTTACCGGCAGGTTTGGGCAAAAGCCGGGTTTGAAAAATATGAAACGATAGATGTTCAGTATAGAGACCAGGTAGTGGCGGTAAAGCGTGGCAGCAGTAAAGTGTATATGGATACAGCCGAAGCTGTAAAGCAGTTTGCCAATACCATTAAGCAAATGCAGGCTGCCATGAGCGATACAATGTATGCTGCGCCAATGCCAAAGCCTGCTGTTATAAAAGATTCGGTGCAGCAACAAAATGATAAACCGGTTGCTACAGGTAAAAAAACTGTGCAGCAAGCACCGCCGGCAAAAAAGACAGTAAAGGCTGCAACACAAAAGAAACAGCCAAAGGCAGTATTGAAGAAGCACTAG
- the murG gene encoding undecaprenyldiphospho-muramoylpentapeptide beta-N-acetylglucosaminyltransferase, with amino-acid sequence METNNGNSASKGTGKVRIILAGGGTGGHIFPAIAIANAIKQQRPEAEILFVGAKGKMEMEKVPQAGYNIKGIDIAGFDRSSLFKNLSLPFKLIKSFAQVRSIVRQFKPHAAIGVGGYSSFPVLKHAQHKGIPTFIHESNSFAGKSNIMLGKRATKIFVATEGMEQFFPADKIRITGNPVRKPIVHSTVTKEAALAYFNLDPHKKTILAVGGSLGAKSINEIMARHVTELGSLNLQLIWQTGKTTAAQYIERGRPVKAVWVNDFIQDMDKAYAAADVVISRAGAMSVAELCVAKKPVVFVPYPLAAEDHQTVNAKYLVDRDAALMVKDSEVSAKLFGAITRLAGDETLQQKLKTNIARYAVTNADDVIAREILALI; translated from the coding sequence ATGGAAACAAACAACGGCAATAGTGCCTCGAAAGGCACCGGGAAGGTAAGGATCATCCTCGCAGGGGGAGGTACCGGCGGACACATCTTCCCGGCTATTGCTATTGCCAATGCCATCAAACAGCAAAGACCCGAAGCGGAGATTTTGTTTGTGGGTGCTAAAGGCAAGATGGAAATGGAGAAAGTGCCACAGGCAGGCTATAACATAAAAGGAATAGATATAGCAGGGTTTGACAGAAGTTCTTTGTTTAAAAATTTATCGCTGCCGTTTAAACTTATTAAAAGTTTTGCGCAGGTAAGAAGTATTGTGCGGCAGTTTAAGCCGCATGCAGCAATCGGTGTTGGTGGTTATTCAAGCTTTCCTGTATTGAAGCACGCACAGCATAAAGGCATACCAACTTTTATACATGAAAGCAACTCGTTTGCTGGTAAGTCAAACATTATGCTGGGCAAACGTGCCACGAAAATATTTGTTGCCACTGAAGGCATGGAGCAGTTTTTTCCGGCAGATAAGATAAGGATTACCGGCAACCCTGTGCGTAAGCCGATTGTGCATTCAACAGTAACAAAAGAAGCGGCACTGGCCTATTTCAATCTCGACCCGCATAAAAAGACCATTCTTGCGGTTGGGGGCAGCCTCGGCGCGAAAAGCATTAATGAAATAATGGCGAGACATGTAACAGAACTGGGATCGTTGAACCTGCAATTGATATGGCAAACAGGTAAAACAACCGCCGCGCAATATATTGAACGTGGCAGACCGGTAAAAGCTGTATGGGTAAACGATTTTATACAGGATATGGACAAAGCATATGCTGCTGCAGATGTGGTTATATCACGGGCCGGCGCTATGAGTGTTGCTGAATTATGTGTAGCAAAAAAGCCGGTGGTATTTGTTCCTTACCCACTGGCGGCCGAAGATCATCAAACAGTAAATGCAAAATACCTGGTAGACAGAGATGCAGCCCTGATGGTGAAAGACAGCGAGGTAAGTGCAAAATTGTTTGGTGCCATTACAAGACTGGCAGGCGATGAAACATTGCAGCAAAAATTGAAAACAAACATTGCCAGGTATGCAGTAACAAATGCAGATGATGTAATTGCCAGGGAAATTCTGGCACTCATTTAA
- the murD gene encoding UDP-N-acetylmuramoyl-L-alanine--D-glutamate ligase, protein MATNDLDRNTTAPGISANGVDRKELLVILGSGESGVGAALLGRQKGYDVFVSDAGKLKANYKQELIDNGIEFEEGHHSEDVILRADEVVKSPGIPDKNEMVKKIRAKGIPVISEIELAYRFKGDSKIIAITGSNGKSTTTSLIYHICRKAGLDCALVGNIGYSFAKQVAEDPKPLYVAEISSFQLDDIKEFRPDVALLLNITEDHLDRYDYKFENYISSKFKIIQNQQPGDYFIYCQDDEVITGYLKNINLQTNPLPFSMRQELNKGAWIKGDQMMLKVQEERVSMSIYDFTLKGKHNQYNTMAAGIAAATLGIRKEKIREAVADFHSLEHRMEHVATVRGIEFINDSKATNVNSTWYALESMSRPTILILGGVDKGNDYTLIEELVREKVKAIVCLGIDNSKIHAAFGHIVPVTDTDNALDCVKQSFRLAEKGDVVLLSPACSSFDLFKNYEDRGRQFKEAVKEL, encoded by the coding sequence GTGGCAACTAATGATCTCGATAGAAATACAACAGCACCGGGAATTTCCGCCAACGGTGTAGACAGGAAGGAGCTGCTTGTAATATTGGGTTCCGGCGAAAGTGGTGTGGGTGCAGCATTGCTGGGCAGGCAAAAAGGTTATGATGTTTTTGTGAGCGATGCAGGAAAGCTAAAAGCAAATTATAAACAGGAACTCATTGATAACGGAATTGAGTTTGAAGAGGGCCATCATTCTGAAGATGTAATACTGCGGGCAGATGAAGTTGTAAAGAGCCCTGGTATTCCGGATAAGAATGAAATGGTAAAAAAGATAAGGGCAAAGGGAATACCGGTAATAAGTGAAATAGAATTGGCTTACAGGTTTAAGGGTGATAGTAAAATCATTGCCATCACCGGCAGTAATGGTAAGAGCACAACAACTTCTCTTATCTATCACATCTGCAGGAAGGCAGGTCTTGATTGTGCACTGGTTGGCAACATTGGTTATTCGTTTGCAAAGCAGGTGGCAGAAGATCCAAAGCCTTTATATGTAGCAGAAATAAGTTCATTTCAACTAGATGATATAAAAGAATTCAGGCCGGATGTAGCGTTGCTGCTGAATATAACAGAAGACCACCTTGACAGGTACGATTATAAGTTCGAAAATTATATCAGCAGTAAGTTTAAGATCATACAGAACCAGCAGCCGGGAGATTATTTTATTTATTGCCAGGACGATGAAGTGATAACAGGGTATCTAAAAAACATTAACCTCCAAACTAACCCATTGCCATTTTCTATGAGACAAGAATTAAACAAAGGAGCCTGGATAAAAGGTGATCAAATGATGCTAAAAGTGCAGGAAGAAAGAGTAAGTATGAGTATTTACGATTTTACTTTAAAGGGTAAACACAACCAGTATAACACAATGGCAGCAGGAATTGCAGCGGCTACACTTGGTATCCGCAAAGAGAAGATAAGGGAGGCTGTTGCAGATTTTCACAGCCTTGAGCACAGGATGGAGCATGTTGCTACCGTGCGTGGTATAGAGTTTATCAACGACAGTAAAGCAACCAATGTAAACAGTACATGGTATGCGTTGGAGAGTATGAGCCGGCCCACCATTTTGATACTTGGCGGTGTAGACAAAGGCAATGACTATACGCTTATTGAAGAACTGGTGAGGGAAAAAGTTAAGGCCATTGTTTGTTTGGGTATTGATAATTCAAAGATACACGCAGCGTTTGGGCACATCGTTCCTGTAACAGACACAGACAATGCACTGGATTGTGTGAAACAATCTTTTCGCCTGGCAGAAAAAGGTGATGTGGTTTTGTTAAGCCCTGCATGCTCAAGCTTTGACCTGTTTAAAAATTATGAAGACCGTGGCAGGCAGTTTAAAGAAGCAGTAAAAGAGTTGTAA